The DNA window GATCGCATCCGAGAGGTGGAATCATGTCCGAGAAGTACGACCGACTGGTGAGCCGAGAGAAACGGGTGTTCCTGCCGACCGTCCGGCGCTGGCCCATCGCGCTGGAGCGCGGCCAGGGCTCGCGCGTGTGGGACGTCGACGGCAAGGAGTACGTCGACCTCACCGCGGGCTGGGGAGTCACTTCGATCGGTCACTGCCATCCGGCGCTGGCCGACGCCATCGCGGACCAGGCGCGCACGCTGATGCAGACGACCAACAACGTCTACACCAAGCCGCAGCTCGACCTGGCCGAGCGGCTGGCGCGCGTGGCCCCGGGCGGCATGCACCGGACGTTCTTCACCTCGAGCGGCGCCGAGGCCAACGAGGGCGCGCTCAAGCTCGCCGCGCGCGCCACCGGCCGCAGCCGCTTCGTCTCCACCGTGAACAGCTTCCACGGCCGCACGCTGGGCGCGATGGGCTGTCTGGGCCAGGAGAAGTACCGCGGCCCGTGGCGGGGGATCGTGCGCGAGGCCACGTTCATCCCCTACGGCGACGTCGACGCGCTGCGCGCGGCGCTGACTCCGGAGCACGCCGCGTTCATCGTCGAGCCCGTGCAGGGCGAGGGCGGCGTGGTCGTGCCGCCGGTCGACTACCTGAAGCGCGCGGCCGACGTGTGTCACTCGGCGGGCGCGCTCTTGATCGCCGACGAGATCCAGACCTGCATCGGCCGCACGGGCCGCTGGTTCGCCTGCGAGCATGGCGGCGCGGTGCCCGACATTTTGACCTACGGCAAGGGCGTGGGCGGCGGCTTCCCCCTGGCCGGCTTCATGGCGACCGAGGCCGTGATGGGCGCGGTCCAGGCCGGTGACCACGGCGGCACCTACGCGGGCAACCCGCTCGCCTGCCGCGCCGGCGTCGCGGTCATGACGGTGATCGAGGACGAGAAGCTCGTGGAGCGCGCGGCCATGCTCGGCAAGGAGACACTCGCCCGCCTGGCGGCGTTCGCGGCCAAGCACGAGCAGCAGGTCGAGGGGGTGCGCGGGCTCGGGCTCCTGATCGGCGTGGTCATGCGCAAGCCCGAAGCCGCGGCCGCGGCGCACGCGGCCATGCGCGACCAGGGCGTGCTCGTGAACCTGACCGCCGACCGGGTGCTGCGCATCTTCCCGCCGCTCAACATCCCCGAGGGCGACCTGTCGCACGGCCTCGACGTGGTCGAGGCGTGCGTGGCCGCCGCGAAGTGAGAGCTCGGGCTGCGCTGCTGCTGGCGGTCGCGCTCGGCGCGTCGGGCTGCGCGCTGGTCCGACACCGTGACGTGTCGGGTGTGTGGCGGCTCGTGCCCGCGGAGTCGGCGCTGCACTTCATCGGCATCAAGAACGACGCCGTCGCCGTGCCCGGCACGTTCACCACGCTCGAAGGCGCCTACGATGCCGCGAAGCGCACCGGCTTCGTCGAGGTGAAGCTCGGCAGCACCGACACCGGGAACCCGGCGCGCGACGAGAACATCCGCAGCCACTTCTTCGAGGTCGCGAGCTTCCCGCTCGCGCGCTTCGAGGTCAGCGGGCTGCCGATCGCCGAGACACTGCCCGAGCCCGGCGGCAGCGCGCGCATCGAGCTGGCCGGAACCTTGTCGCTGCACGGCGCCACGGTCCCGCTCAAGCTCGCCGCGCGCGTGTCGCGCGACGTGCAGAACCACCTGCACGTGCGCAACGAGGCGCCGCTCGTGCTCTCGGTGCACGAGCTCGGCATGGACGCGCAGCTCGCCGCGCTCCGGGCCGTGTGCGGCCACGAGTCGCTGTCCGGGGCGATCCCCGTGGATTTCGATCTGGCGTTCGCTCCCGTGGCCGCGGACTGACCGAGGCTCTAAGGCTTCTGCTCGGGCAGGTCCGGCAGCTTCACGCCGTGCCAGGGGCAGTAGGTCCAGCTCGCTTCCAGCGGCTCGCCGCCCTTCGGACACTTGCGCACGCCGGCCACCGAGGTGAGCGGCGCGTGCCAGCGGATGTCGTGCGCGGGGCCGTCCTCTTTGAAGCGATACTGGAGCACGAGCTCACCGCGCGTGCCGGCGGTGAGATACGGGTTGCCCTTGGGGTCGACGTTCGCGAGCGGCAGGAGCCGCAGCCCGTCGCCCAGCGGGCCGAGTGAGTTCCGCAGCAGGTACACGAGCGTGGGCACGAGCTTCGAGACGTCGGGGTTCACCTCGTGCAGCACCTCGAGCGTCTGGCCGTCGCGCGAGAAGCGCGCGCGCTTCACCACGTCGGCGATCGAGGCCATCGCGGGCTTCTTCTTCTCCGACAGGTCCGCATCGAGCGCGCCCACGATCACGTAGTCGCGGAAGATGCGCGCGACCTTGGCGCGCTCCTCGTCGGGAATCGACAGCTCGTTCGCGGTCCGGATCCAGTACTCGGGCGGGAGCCACCAGAAGTTCGCGACGTGCGCGCCTTCCTCGATCGTGCGCGCGGTCTCCGCGGCGATGTCGCTGCTGGTGTCTGCGGCGCGGGCGCGCGCGGTCACGAGTGACAGGAGGGCGAGCCCGGCCAGGAGCGCGATGCGTTTCATGGCGGGGCAGGGTAGCGGCGCCGCTCGCGGTAGGCTTCCACGCTGGCTGCGGAGCGGCCGATGCGCACGAGCTCGTCCGGCACCTGGCCGCGCCAGGCGCGCACCAGCGCGCCGGTG is part of the Myxococcota bacterium genome and encodes:
- a CDS encoding aspartate aminotransferase family protein, giving the protein MSEKYDRLVSREKRVFLPTVRRWPIALERGQGSRVWDVDGKEYVDLTAGWGVTSIGHCHPALADAIADQARTLMQTTNNVYTKPQLDLAERLARVAPGGMHRTFFTSSGAEANEGALKLAARATGRSRFVSTVNSFHGRTLGAMGCLGQEKYRGPWRGIVREATFIPYGDVDALRAALTPEHAAFIVEPVQGEGGVVVPPVDYLKRAADVCHSAGALLIADEIQTCIGRTGRWFACEHGGAVPDILTYGKGVGGGFPLAGFMATEAVMGAVQAGDHGGTYAGNPLACRAGVAVMTVIEDEKLVERAAMLGKETLARLAAFAAKHEQQVEGVRGLGLLIGVVMRKPEAAAAAHAAMRDQGVLVNLTADRVLRIFPPLNIPEGDLSHGLDVVEACVAAAK
- a CDS encoding YceI family protein, with the protein product MRARAALLLAVALGASGCALVRHRDVSGVWRLVPAESALHFIGIKNDAVAVPGTFTTLEGAYDAAKRTGFVEVKLGSTDTGNPARDENIRSHFFEVASFPLARFEVSGLPIAETLPEPGGSARIELAGTLSLHGATVPLKLAARVSRDVQNHLHVRNEAPLVLSVHELGMDAQLAALRAVCGHESLSGAIPVDFDLAFAPVAAD